One window of Electrophorus electricus isolate fEleEle1 chromosome 24, fEleEle1.pri, whole genome shotgun sequence genomic DNA carries:
- the tmco4 gene encoding transmembrane and coiled-coil domain-containing protein 4 isoform X1, with the protein MNPPERVASGITPVPGAEVSKLHGQAVPGVPIGKQLTEPGRFAYAALCGVSLGQLFPGSEQRTFREQYLEGIVQWLGLDDSVMPVMQAFLAGLGCEGSDTFLSILQAEPLLSTGVLRVIQDLLSFSVKDGQYDARARVLIRHVSCLLRVCPQQLEDFEETLGERLSEGGEESEEESSRRRKKERGRKLRRYLLIGLATVGGGTVIGVTGGLAAPLVAAGAGAVLGAGGAAVLGSAAGIAIMASLFGAAGAGLAGYKMNKRVGAIEEFEFLPMSPGKHLHLTVAVTGWLSSGKYSSFQAPWSSLGACGEQYCLKWESRYLRDLGSVLDSLWDGLVSIVAQEALKYTVLSGIVTALTWPASLLAVASVIDNPWGVCLSRSAEVGKHLAQVLRSRQQGKRPVSLIGFSLGARVIYFCLEELANDQGSEGVIEDVVLLGAPVDGSEKTWERISRVVAGKIINGYCRGDWLLGFLYRSSAVQLSVAGLQPISSKSHRIINVDLSSVVKGHLDYVHQMDTILVAVGVPTKEGAGTICGHPQSVVLARGKVDSPEMQSAKESGQKVENSITDSKETEEFSTKEDFRNTEGKECSAGTENEDGWDIPDISDLLDSLSDSNPVRKDSSSSRKSTDSQYQGKDRAEGSTDTEHVPWDWNTTHWTTEHTNHPT; encoded by the exons ATGAACCCACCAGAGCGAGTTGCTTCAGGTATAACTCCAG TACCAGGAGCGGAGGTCTCCAAGCTACACGGTCAGGCTGTACCAGGCGTGCCTATTGGCAAGCAGCTAACAGAGCCAGGACGATTCGCATACGCTGCCTTGTGTGGCGTGTCTCTCGGCCAGCTCTTTCCAGGATCTGAACAAAG GACGTTTCGGGAACAGTACCTGGAAGGTATAGTGCAGTGGTTGGGTCTTGATGACTCTGTCATGCCAGTCATGCAAGCCTTTCTGGCAGGTCTTGGGTGTGAAGGTAGTGACACCTTCCTGTCCATCCTGCAAGCAGAGCCCTTGCTCAGCACAGGAGTGTTACGTGTCATACAG gaccttctttccttctctgtcaaAGATG GCCAGTATGATGCCAGGGCCCGTGTCCTTATTCGACACGTCAGCTGCCTGCTACGTGTGTGCCCTCAGCAGCTGGAGGACTTTGAGGAGACACTGGGAGAGCGGTTGagcgagggaggagaggagagcga GGAGGAGTCATCAAGAAGACGTAAAAAGGAGAGGGGACGCAAACTACGCCGTTATTTGCTGATAGGCCTCGCCACGGTTGGTGGGGGCACAGTAATCG gcgTGACGGGGGGTCTGGCCGCTCCCCTGGTAGCGGCAGGAGCTGGGGCAGTGTTGGGTGCGGGAGGGGctgctgttctgggatcagccGCTGGCATCGCCATTATGGCTTCTCTTTTTGGTGCTGCGGGAGCTGGCTTAGCCG GCTATAAGATGAATAAGCGGGTGGGTGCGATCGAAGAGTTTGAGTTCCTTCCTATGAGCCCTGGGAAGCACCTCCACCTGACTGTGGCTGTAACAGGATGGCTGAGCAGTGGAAAATACA GTTCCTTCCAGGCTCCGTGGAGCAGTCTGGGTGCATGCGGGGAGCAGTACTGTCTGAAATGGGAATCACGCTATCTGCGGGACCTGGGCTCTGTCCTTGACTCCCTGTGGGATGGTCTAGTTAGCATCGTGGCACAGGAGGCTCTCAAATACACTGTGCTTTCAG GCATTGTTACAGCTCTGACCTGGCCGGCGTCCCTGCTGGCAGTTGCAAGCGTGATCGACAACCCGTGGGGGGTATGTCTGAGCCGTTCAGCTGAGGTGGGCAAGCACCTGGCCCAGGTCCTCCGCAGCAGACAGCAG GGAAAGCGGCCCGTTAGTCTGATTGGCTTCAGCCTTGGAGCACGGGTCATCTACTTCTGCCTAGAAGAGCTTGCCAACGATCAAG GTAGTGAGGGTGTCATAGAGGATGTCGTTTTGCTAGGAGCACCCGTGGACGGATCCGAGAAAACGTGGGAGCGCATCTCCAGGGTTGTTGCTGGGAAGATCATCAACGGATATTGCAG AGGAGATTGGCTTCTTGGATTCCTATATAGAAGTTCAGCTGTTCAGCTGTCTGTGGCCGGACTGCAACCAATCAGCTCAAAATCTCACCGGATAATTAATGTAGATTTGTCATCTGTG GTGAAAGGTCACTTGGACTATGTTCATCAGATGGACACTATCCTCGTAGCTGTCGGTGTTCCTACCAAAGAGGGAGCTGGAACAATATGTGGGCATCCTCAGTCAGTGGTTTTAGCTCGGGGAAAAGTGGACTCGCCAGAGATGCAGTCCGCCAAAGAGAGTGGACAAAAAGTGGAAAACTCCATCACGGACTCAAAGGAAACTGAGGAGTTCAGCACAAAAGAAGACTTTAGAAACACTGAAGGAAAGGAATGCAGCGCCGGGACAGAGAACGAGGATGGGTGGGACATTCCAGATATATCTGATTTACTGGACTCTCTGAGTGACTCCAACCCAGTTCGAAAGGACAGCAGCTCTTCCAGAAAAAGCACTGACTCTCAGTACCAAGGGAAGGACAGAGCTGAAGGCAGCACAGACACTGAGCACGTCCCTTGGGATTGGAACACCACACATTGgactactgaacacacaaaccACCCAACATGA
- the tmco4 gene encoding transmembrane and coiled-coil domain-containing protein 4 isoform X2 — MNPPERVASGITPVPGAEVSKLHGQAVPGVPIGKQLTEPGRFAYAALCGVSLGQLFPGSEQRTFREQYLEGIVQWLGLDDSVMPVMQAFLAGLGCEGSDTFLSILQAEPLLSTGVLRVIQDLLSFSVKDGQYDARARVLIRHVSCLLRVCPQQLEDFEETLGERLSEGGEESEEESSRRRKKERGRKLRRYLLIGLATVGGGTVIGVTGGLAAPLVAAGAGAVLGAGGAAVLGSAAGIAIMASLFGAAGAGLAGYKMNKRVGAIEEFEFLPMSPGKHLHLTVAVTGWLSSGKYSSFQAPWSSLGACGEQYCLKWESRYLRDLGSVLDSLWDGLVSIVAQEALKYTVLSGIVTALTWPASLLAVASVIDNPWGVCLSRSAEVGKHLAQVLRSRQQGKRPVSLIGFSLGARVIYFCLEELANDQGAPVDGSEKTWERISRVVAGKIINGYCRGDWLLGFLYRSSAVQLSVAGLQPISSKSHRIINVDLSSVVKGHLDYVHQMDTILVAVGVPTKEGAGTICGHPQSVVLARGKVDSPEMQSAKESGQKVENSITDSKETEEFSTKEDFRNTEGKECSAGTENEDGWDIPDISDLLDSLSDSNPVRKDSSSSRKSTDSQYQGKDRAEGSTDTEHVPWDWNTTHWTTEHTNHPT, encoded by the exons ATGAACCCACCAGAGCGAGTTGCTTCAGGTATAACTCCAG TACCAGGAGCGGAGGTCTCCAAGCTACACGGTCAGGCTGTACCAGGCGTGCCTATTGGCAAGCAGCTAACAGAGCCAGGACGATTCGCATACGCTGCCTTGTGTGGCGTGTCTCTCGGCCAGCTCTTTCCAGGATCTGAACAAAG GACGTTTCGGGAACAGTACCTGGAAGGTATAGTGCAGTGGTTGGGTCTTGATGACTCTGTCATGCCAGTCATGCAAGCCTTTCTGGCAGGTCTTGGGTGTGAAGGTAGTGACACCTTCCTGTCCATCCTGCAAGCAGAGCCCTTGCTCAGCACAGGAGTGTTACGTGTCATACAG gaccttctttccttctctgtcaaAGATG GCCAGTATGATGCCAGGGCCCGTGTCCTTATTCGACACGTCAGCTGCCTGCTACGTGTGTGCCCTCAGCAGCTGGAGGACTTTGAGGAGACACTGGGAGAGCGGTTGagcgagggaggagaggagagcga GGAGGAGTCATCAAGAAGACGTAAAAAGGAGAGGGGACGCAAACTACGCCGTTATTTGCTGATAGGCCTCGCCACGGTTGGTGGGGGCACAGTAATCG gcgTGACGGGGGGTCTGGCCGCTCCCCTGGTAGCGGCAGGAGCTGGGGCAGTGTTGGGTGCGGGAGGGGctgctgttctgggatcagccGCTGGCATCGCCATTATGGCTTCTCTTTTTGGTGCTGCGGGAGCTGGCTTAGCCG GCTATAAGATGAATAAGCGGGTGGGTGCGATCGAAGAGTTTGAGTTCCTTCCTATGAGCCCTGGGAAGCACCTCCACCTGACTGTGGCTGTAACAGGATGGCTGAGCAGTGGAAAATACA GTTCCTTCCAGGCTCCGTGGAGCAGTCTGGGTGCATGCGGGGAGCAGTACTGTCTGAAATGGGAATCACGCTATCTGCGGGACCTGGGCTCTGTCCTTGACTCCCTGTGGGATGGTCTAGTTAGCATCGTGGCACAGGAGGCTCTCAAATACACTGTGCTTTCAG GCATTGTTACAGCTCTGACCTGGCCGGCGTCCCTGCTGGCAGTTGCAAGCGTGATCGACAACCCGTGGGGGGTATGTCTGAGCCGTTCAGCTGAGGTGGGCAAGCACCTGGCCCAGGTCCTCCGCAGCAGACAGCAG GGAAAGCGGCCCGTTAGTCTGATTGGCTTCAGCCTTGGAGCACGGGTCATCTACTTCTGCCTAGAAGAGCTTGCCAACGATCAAG GAGCACCCGTGGACGGATCCGAGAAAACGTGGGAGCGCATCTCCAGGGTTGTTGCTGGGAAGATCATCAACGGATATTGCAG AGGAGATTGGCTTCTTGGATTCCTATATAGAAGTTCAGCTGTTCAGCTGTCTGTGGCCGGACTGCAACCAATCAGCTCAAAATCTCACCGGATAATTAATGTAGATTTGTCATCTGTG GTGAAAGGTCACTTGGACTATGTTCATCAGATGGACACTATCCTCGTAGCTGTCGGTGTTCCTACCAAAGAGGGAGCTGGAACAATATGTGGGCATCCTCAGTCAGTGGTTTTAGCTCGGGGAAAAGTGGACTCGCCAGAGATGCAGTCCGCCAAAGAGAGTGGACAAAAAGTGGAAAACTCCATCACGGACTCAAAGGAAACTGAGGAGTTCAGCACAAAAGAAGACTTTAGAAACACTGAAGGAAAGGAATGCAGCGCCGGGACAGAGAACGAGGATGGGTGGGACATTCCAGATATATCTGATTTACTGGACTCTCTGAGTGACTCCAACCCAGTTCGAAAGGACAGCAGCTCTTCCAGAAAAAGCACTGACTCTCAGTACCAAGGGAAGGACAGAGCTGAAGGCAGCACAGACACTGAGCACGTCCCTTGGGATTGGAACACCACACATTGgactactgaacacacaaaccACCCAACATGA